In Zunongwangia sp. HGR-M22, the sequence GGATTGGCTGCTGCGCTATCTACCGCTGCAGGTTTGCTTTTAGTGATTTCGACATCGGTTTCTCATGATCTGGTTAAAAGGCAATTAAAACCAAACATCTCTGATAAGGGGGAACTTATGATCGCGAGAATAAGCATTTTAGTAGCTATTATAGTTGCAGGTTTCTTCGGAATTTATCCGCCTGGTTTTGTTGCAGCTGTCGTCGCATTAGCATTTGGCCTGGCTGCAGCTTCTTTCTTCCCGGCTATAGTATTAGGAATCTTTGATAAACGAATGAATCGCCAGGGAGCTGTAACCGGAATGATCGCCGGAATTAGTTTAATGCTATTTTATATGATCAGGTTCAAAACAGGATTGATAGGGATTATGGATCCGCTTCCTGAAAGTGAATGGTGGTTTGGCACATCTCCAGAAGGTTTTGGTGTTGTTGCCATGCTGGTGAATTTTATCTTGGCTATCGTTATTTCACGACTTACTCCTGCTCCTCCAGAAAATGTGCAGCAAATTGTTGAAGATATTAGAATCCCAAGTGGTGCCGGTGAAGCTCAAATGCATTAAAGAATTTAAAATTTTGATGCATTATTTAAAAATTTCGGCAGCCCTATAAGTTAAAAACCTCCGTTTCCCTTTAACAAAAGAAACGGAGGTTTTAAATATTCTCGACCTCTAAACAAAATTATTTCCCTAATAGAAGAATTTCATTGCAAATAACCTCAGTAATATATCTTTTATTGCCAGTTTTATCCTCGTAACTTCTACTAGTAAGTTTACCGTCCACAGCAATCTCTTTTCCCTTGGTTACATAATTTTCTACAATATCGGCTGTCTTTCCCCAGGCTACCAAATTATGCCATTGGGTTTCAGAAACCTTTTCTCCTTTGGCATTTTTGTAAAATTCGTTGGTTGCGATAGAAAATTTTGCCAGTTTTTTACCAGATTCTAAATTTACAATTTCGGGCTGTGTGCCTACGTGGCCAATCAATTTAACGCTGTTTCGTAAAGTACTCATAACAATAGAATTTAATTGTAATTGAAAATCATTAGTTCATTTCAACCCTGCAAACATAGATTAGCGTAAAAGCGTTATTCGTCTGGAAACTAATTGTTTTCGTATAAATTCGTTTGTAAACGATTGTAACCGTTTGAACGTAATAAAAATTCTCGAAAAGTCTACAATATCAATATGAATAGTAGTCGCCAAAATATTCTGATTTTAAATATCGAATTTGAGATATACTTTGCGCTTTCTCATATCATCTTAGATTTTGTCTTAAGCATTCTATT encodes:
- a CDS encoding single-stranded DNA-binding protein, whose protein sequence is MSTLRNSVKLIGHVGTQPEIVNLESGKKLAKFSIATNEFYKNAKGEKVSETQWHNLVAWGKTADIVENYVTKGKEIAVDGKLTSRSYEDKTGNKRYITEVICNEILLLGK